Below is a window of Impatiens glandulifera chromosome 2, dImpGla2.1, whole genome shotgun sequence DNA.
tattaataatggAGAACATGTTTACATTGTTGATGAACAAATTTGGAATCCTTTGCCAACTTAATTTACTCATATGTGAAGGTGGAGATGATATATGTAACACCCACAAATTGAAATACTTGAAAATCAGTTCTAAAGCCAtgaaatttgttataatttgtgGGTTTTAAATTGCAGGCTGAAAATCCTTTGGGAAGAAAAATTATCAAgaaagagatgaaaatggaggcTAGCCACAAATGAAGTAGTTCATGGAAAAGGACTACATTTTGACTATGTTAGAATTATCGGTTGACTAAATGAAATTGTCATTGTCATATGTTTGGTTATAACCTATTATTATTAAGAAGTTTATTAATCTTTCTTGTTGTTGGActaaaacttgattttttttttttttcttctcttgtTGTTCTGAATGGGAATTGAACAATTATGTGATTTTATTATCGGACCATGAGGTATGACCTAAAATCTAGCAACTGATTCTAATTGGTCAACTAAACAAATATGATGAGCCCAAACATGAATAgtgatatattttatgaaatggGCTTTACAGAAGATATTTGATCTTTCATTCCATGGGCTAACCCAAGTatcaaacatttaaaaaaatggtaaataaattcaacttttatttgtttatcttcttcttttttttcttttattttgtatttggaTTTTGGAATCATATTCATAAGAAAAGTAAAGAGAAAAACTGTGGAGAGAAGTAGTCGTGAGGGCTAAGCTTTTCTTGTTGGTGGTCCATGCAGTCTTGTTGATGTTGTTCTGGATGGCCCAAATGTAAAGGAATCGAAATTACAAATGGTTCTTATTCcttcttttataaaatgatacaaaaaattatattttggtcAGTCTAGGGTAACATCAAGATTGCATGATCACGAAGTAGTAGAAGCATAACGACTAAAAGAGCATCGAAAACATGTTATGAGGAGCTAGCATTTTGTATACAAAATCTTATGAGACTTCCAAACTAAACCCCGACTCAAATTTGGATACATTGTTTCAATccaaaatattatagtaaaccATCTTATAATTCAAATCCgcgttataaatatttatgaacaaattttataatattctagatttttattgtattatacACTTATTGATCAAAAATCATTATACCAAACCAGATACGATTGtcataaataaactatttaatagTTGAGCTCGTTTCATCTTAAGTTTTTCGAGTTTTTATCCAAAATACAATCATTACTTCATACATATTATCACCCTTTTTATCTATAGAATATCAAaactatcatttatttaattattttcttattcattCAAGATACATAGAGTTTGTCCATATaacctagagagagaaaataatgattgtccgataattttgaagagattatgatatttttttttgataaaaagacttaaaagtattcatatatataaataaaataaataataataatttaaaataaagagtattttagtatttttggttaatgaattcaTTGATTTGATCTATGCGAGagagatttaataattgattttgttggGTTATTTAGAAAACTCAAATCCGAAGtcatagagaaaaaaaaagttagaggATATTTTTGTCCTTCAActataaaaaaactattttttttaaaattttaatcaaactaggttttttttttaagaaaacccCAATaaaccaaagatcaaacaagcccttggGAAAGGAACAAAATAGGAAAAACAGTGGTGGAGAAATAAAAGGAGTGGGGCAGCACAAAAGCTAAGGAAACAAGAGAACTGCGGAAAGTTTTGCCTTGCTTAGCTCAGGCAAAACCCTATCTTTCCTATTTCAAAATATGACCATTTTGTTCTTGTAATTTACCCATTCCTACTTTCCTatttctatttcattttttatcttaataatttcaatatcgGATTCTCCTCGAATTAACTTATAGCCAAAAACCAGGCAACCCTTAAATCCAAATTCCAAGAGTTTGAATTTGAGTTCATCAAAGTGGTATaacttaaacaaataaaaaaatagatttgttttttttttaagaagtagtagtagtagtacaACAACATTAAATGTCTATGGGGCATAAGAATTATCATGTTTTACTTTGGCTGGTGCTTCATGTGTTGTCACTTTCCTTTTGTGACAATCATGTGCTGGTGACATGGTTGTTCAATCCCAACCGTTGATTCATTCATCATTATGCATCTATATATAGCTAATTGAaatttcatttttgtaattagatcattgaaataattaattggaataGTATTATTATTCACATTTAACCAAGTGGGGGcagagttttttatttttatataattatatagaggGGGGATGAATTAAAGCTGCAAGAAAGGGACATATCTCCAAACATTACATGTCCCAACTGATGAATTGAGTTTTTGATATTCACTTCCATTAGTTTCATGTCATATTGgcttatttcttcttttttttaattgttttatgaGGGGTCCAACTAATTAACCTTAAAGTTGAACACCAAATTAATATcaaaaatcatgtttatagtCTTCAATTGCAATCCATATGATATGATAAAGTAtatagttaataataataataatgagcaTGATAATATACTTATATgagataattttaattaatttattacattttgataatggtaaaaaaaatagaataaaaacataatagAATAGTTGAATGATAGGTGTGGTCCATCTGTAAATTTTGTGGAAAGTGATAAAGGAGGGttccaaaataataattataagaaaatactaaagattatatatatatatatagtacaaCTCCCCGTGAGAAAGACATGATTGTCAATAATTCATTGTATTTTTTCTGAGGTTAGGGTTACATTATCTGATTCAGCTAACTATTTTATCCTATTTGTGTTTAATACtgctaaaattttatttatattattcattactcttatttgataagaaaaaaaactcattttaaacCTATTTATTTGTATAACTAATTCATATAgatgtcattttttaaattattggtTGGATTGTAATAAGCTATAaatttactattattaataatttattaaaattataatttataatactgagtgaaataatatttaaaatttgaattgatttaaatttaaataatttttaaataaaatattaataatttttttatgaatgggTAAGACTTtgttttttgttaaaaatataaaaatatattataaataaaaaataaattgaattagaatattaattaatagggTTTATTTAATGGGGAGAGGAGAAATAAGAATAGGGAAGACATGTATGCAAGAGTTGGAGATGGTATGTATTTAAGTGAAAGAGaaacaaatttaaatgttaaattttaatttatgaaaagttataaaatgaattaatttaaatataatacatatgatttaaataaacttttagtAGTTGATATGCATAACTAAGTTAGTTATATGAATACATgtgtttaaatgattttgttttcattaaaaatatttttaataaaaaaataaattaatttagaaccATTAATATGAGGGAGGAGAAATAAGAATACAGAGAAAATATGTATTAAGAGAAGCTTAAGTATTTTTAGTCAAGAGAAAAGAATAACACTATTAAATTTTACTAGATGAGAAgctaaaaatgaattaattttaaataatatataccaTCTAGATGGTATGAACTTTTAGTGTGTAAATGAGTATTTGATGTGTATAATTACTCAATTtagttctttctttttttatttattcatctaaatttattaataagttgttataatagtttaataaaaatatgtgacatatatatataagtaattattTGATAAAGTTAAAGACCTTTATCTTTTTTTTGATGTTAAGTTACATTTAGTCTTTCTTTgacaaacttttattttataagttataatttttaattattataatatatttttatatttaaattttataaaaatattttaattaattaattgagtgatgaattagtttaatgattttattttattttattgaaattcaaatttatttatgatgaaACTCATTAGTTAAAAAGTGgtttcttaattataatttatatttaggtACTCATAGATGAGAACcctctaattattatttttggtttttcaACAACactttagtataatttttttttttaaatgtattataatttatatttctagttagttctatttataatttcacTTTCACACATGCccaactaattaaattgataaaaacaaaaggcaataattatactaattaaCAAATGTACATGTCTTCTTCTATCTAAGTGGGGACTCCAAACTCCAATTATTGTATCAAAATTCTTTTTGTAAAGAATAAGAAAACcattattgaaaattatatatgaaaattaacattttaagtATTGAACCTaggtaattattattattaacccattatctaaaatttaataattttgatggtgtaaaaaatggtataattattgaataaaaaaaaggtaaaaaaggTGAAGATGATGAGTCATCAAAGAAATCCCAGCCATCCCTTTACTGAGTAGAGGGGGGTTTGGACCATCTGATCTGTAGGGTCCACAAATTGTATGATCATCAATCACTTTAATCGAAAACCCAGCTTCCATGCAGGGAGCAGCTTGACTAGGCTTACCTATacatacaagaaagaaagaaataaagaaagaacTTGATTCCTTCAATCAAATATTCGAAAATTACTGcggtcatttttttttattttttatttacccatcaaacaaaatatgacCTACAAAAAGATGGTATTGCTCCTGTCACCCATCTGtggttattttattttgttgtaaatatttgtattaattattgaatagaACCACAAATGTATagatgaataattaattaataatgtataggaaaacatattttagttcAAATTATGCAAATGATAACTGATCATAAGTGATTTAGAATAAGATTgtaagttattcaaataatcaagtGGAAATAAGAACTTAATTAGATGATTATTTAGTTCATTCttgtaagtttttattttattttatttaaattgaatattaattaaattatttgtatccAGGACTGCCTACATTTAGATATatcaaatgaattatttaacCTAGCTAGCTAGGTCAGGTCAATTTGATATAAGAGTTATTATTACATTggataaaatcttaaatttgactagtaaaactttataattttatatttttaaaagaaattaactATCTGAATGATAATAAAtcagttaaatttttattattttaagattttttttaatttataaattatttagactTTGTGTATCTTGAAACTTTACCCATGGTTAATTTATTGGTGtcatatatcttaattatttaccTCGAGGCAGTCTTTTGTCACATAATTTGTTTTTACCAAATTTGTTTCATTAAGGAATTATTAATACTGATGACTGTTGTATTAGGAAGGGTTATATCagattatgtatttattttcaGCCGcaatctttttcttcttcattctaTTTGGAacatgcttttttttttttacattaatattggaaatgaaaatgttaaaatttcttgaattgggtatctctttttatttttggagAGAATAAATTTAGTGACCAAAGACATGTGAAGTAGAATATTATAAGCAATTTGGCATGCATTTTTATCTGAAACAAGCATAAGAGATTCCTCTATATGGTTGAATTACAACACCCTTTCCAATATTATAAAGGAAAAagtcataataattattattatataaaatagaaccgacattatatatatatatatataaagtagagacagaaaataaattaagttgaaCACTACAGTAGTTAATAATTAACctaataatgaaatttaaagaCATGAACACACTTGACTAGTATAAGTGCTTGCTACTGCTAGCTAGCTATAGCTATAGctagcctaattaattaattaaaagattacataaatgatttaaacctaattatttgaaatcatcatcatcatcgttagAAGAACCATCATCTTATATAgttcttaaaattatttctctcGATCCTCCAATCCATATATATTCCTCAGCCGTTTGAGTAAAATAGAGAGCTGGTTGAGGACGAACTTTGACGGCCAAAGTAGTCCAAAGAGATTCTCGGCGGTGATATTGCCACCGTCACCGACGAACAAGACTGAGCTCCCGAATCACCTGGAGaccctaatttatttattattattattatcattattattattatattaattattatttacttactATGATCGGAAGGGGAGCCGCGAAGTTGGGATTTGTCGGCCTGCTGGTGGGACTTCCGCCGCCTACGGTTGTGATCCGCCAGTCTCTTCCGGCAGCTCCGTTTTCCATTGTCGAATTCAGATAGAGTATGGAATCTGtattaaaaacacaagaaagtaCAATTAggagaatattaattaattaattaataaaatatatatactttctcATTAACCAAAAAAACTGCCACCGcgaactaattaataattatatatatatatttgtccaCCACCTGCTACACTGTTGGCAGAATCGTTGAGTCAACCCGCCGGCGATAACAGTGGAGGCCTTAGAATGAAACTCACAGACCTTATGACGGCGATGATAATGCTTAGCGTGGCTTAGATCGGCATTACATGCTTCCGCCTGACACCTAGGCACGTTAGTCCCAATCGGTTCCCCAGCCCTTGACCTCCGGTAAAGCCTATTCACAAAATCATCATCAGACGCCGAGAAATAAGTCCGACCGCCCAAATTAAGCCCGATTGTAGCAGTAAAATCCGACAGCACTCCCTGTCCTCCACCACCGCCTCCGCCGCCGCCACAAGGCTCGTTCTTGGGAACCACCATGAACCCGCCGGGAGTTGGGTCGAGGGAAGTGTGTGCGTAAGAACCGGACGCGCCACCGAAGGCGCGTGGGTCGTATAGAGAGGGGTGTTGGAAATGTTGATTATTATTTAGGGTAAATCcgacatgatgatgatgatgagggGGAGGGGGATGAGGATGAGAAGG
It encodes the following:
- the LOC124927433 gene encoding squamosa promoter-binding-like protein 8 isoform X2, whose product is MVDRFPPMLDYEWAAGNPSPLINYSPADDDDSNHHHHHHHNPRQFFDPFAAPPPTHETLIYPSHPHPPPPHHHHHVGFTLNNNQHFQHPSLYDPRAFGGASGSYAHTSLDPTPGGFMVVPKNEPCGGGGGGGGGQGVLSDFTATIGLNLGGRTYFSASDDDFVNRLYRRSRAGEPIGTNVPRCQAEACNADLSHAKHYHRRHKVCEFHSKASTVIAGGLTQRFCQQCSRFHTLSEFDNGKRSCRKRLADHNRRRRKSHQQADKSQLRGSPSDHSDSGAQSCSSVTVAISPPRISLDYFGRQSSSSTSSLFYSNG
- the LOC124927433 gene encoding squamosa promoter-binding-like protein 8 isoform X1; the encoded protein is MVDRFPPMLDYEWAAGNPSPLINYSPADDDDSNHHHHHHHNPRQFFDPFAAPPPTHETLIYPSHPHPPPPHHHHHVGFTLNNNQHFQHPSLYDPRAFGGASGSYAHTSLDPTPGGFMVVPKNEPCGGGGGGGGGQGVLSDFTATIGLNLGGRTYFSASDDDFVNRLYRRSRAGEPIGTNVPRCQAEACNADLSHAKHYHRRHKVCEFHSKASTVIAGGLTQRFCQQCSRFHTLSEFDNGKRSCRKRLADHNRRRRKSHQQADKSQLRGSPSDHRSPGDSGAQSCSSVTVAISPPRISLDYFGRQSSSSTSSLFYSNG